The Aphis gossypii isolate Hap1 chromosome 3, ASM2018417v2, whole genome shotgun sequence genome includes a region encoding these proteins:
- the LOC114121399 gene encoding zinc finger CCCH domain-containing protein 18 isoform X3 yields MESDNSTNSDDSQSNNSSRSASPETVAREQSVSGSPSASSHNSAPQSPDNNTSGSQSIDNGVQSPEQDNDDEDDDPQSPDSSSSKSKSPVVEPCSPEHQQNDEPHSPSSESSSSSRVSSTAGSPDRNSHSRPSSKVSSRSNESDKETKEPHDNYLSDVSDEDSMDNINDDNASQKSAKEWKSDNDTHSSSKEIVIPVNGHNNVDAKTEQPNVVNDAEEPLDFEAEDGEDGECDEPKPVKDETEIEEEKEPEELEEGEVSDEGEHRPEETEPRPICRFYSRGQCTWGASCRFLHPGVADKGNYSMFEMVRPIPPPGGLPSFYPNDSYRSHERTLIPGGPIAPIKKDDIPPVETAWERGLRQAKEILKKSNKKKETDIDFEEKKMNLTSNQEEVEKENDYYAQQRPTSPTASPALSPPIERFKPDLEARHHRGPLPDAYVDEFMPPQVDFYHHRPEFWPPHHGRPLPHFPPGHPIDFHAPPRRNPYYPYPPPEPYYHPGLKPHHRGLPPKYPPNREVIMQRSEKSYSPQPSGHRNRRDRSSSRPRRGDDWSDPWMRSKSPGGRSKLRGRKKSYSSHSSFSSSSNVNRSSSSSSNSSYSTRSRSRGRSNSITKSRKKAPPLSFKTSPGRKTNRKPERNPSPDAFDKKPMNRSMNPPVPTNRWSVSPTNTPASIQPVQRARQMPMPPRFAVNKSSGAKSPATTHTSSSSSSSESASESGSSESSDSSGSESSSEGGSPKQKKLGLSPNKLLKKKMHKAQMKLNKKKMGAPIIPPVKKEKSISQGKKRSLESDNDDNKSSSPPRKKGGAAPSRREELLKQLKAVEDAIARKKSKVAL; encoded by the exons ATGGAATCAGACAATTCTACAAATTCTGATGACTCACAATCAAATAATTCAAGCCGATCTGCATCACCAGAAACTGTAGCTAGAGAGCAATCTGTTAGCGGTTCGCCTTCAGCATCCAGTCATAATTCTGCTCCACAAAGCCCTGACAATAATACTTCTGGGTCTCAGAGCATAGATAATGGAGTACAAAGTCCGGAACAGGATAATGATGATGAAGATGATGATCCTCAGTCACCTGATAGTTCATCATCTAAATCAAAAAGTCCTGTTGTTGAACCTTGTAGTCCTGAACATCAACAAAATGATGAGCCACATAGTCCAAGTTCAGAATCTAGTTCATCGAGTCGTGTATCTTCTACAGCTGGTTCTCCTGATAGAAATAGCCATTCTCGGCCTTCATCCAAAGTTTCTTCAAGAAGCAATGAATCTGATAAAGAAACAAAAGAACctcatgataattatttatcggaTGTTTCTGATGAAGACTCAATGGACAATATAAATGATGATAATGCTTcccaa aaaagtgCAAAAGAATGGAAAAGTGATAATGATACTCATTCTTCTTCAAAAGAAATTGTTATTCCAGTTAATGGTCACAACAATGTGGATGCTAAAACTGAGCAGCCTAATGTAGTTAATGATGCTGAAGAACCTTTAGACTTTGAAGCTGAAGACGGAGAAGATGGGGAATGTGACGAACCAAAACCAGTTAAAGATGAAACTGAGAttgaagaagaaaaagaaCCTGAAGAGCTTGAAGAGGGTGAAGTTTCTGATGAAGGTGAACATCGACCAGAAGAGACTGAACCCAGGCCGATATGTCGTTTTTATTCGAGAGGACAATGTACATGGGGTGCAAGCTGTCG atttttacatCCGGGCGTCGCAGACAAAGGCAATTATTCAATGTTTGAAATGGTACGCCCAATACCACCACCTGGTGGCTTACCATCATTTTATCCAAATGATTCTTATCGATCACATGAAAGAACTTtg ATTCCTGGAGGTCCGATTGcaccaataaaaaaagatgATATACCACCTGTTGAAACTGCCTGGGAAAGAGGATTACGTCAAGCTAAAGAG atacttaaaaagtctaataaaaaaaaagaaactgaTATTGactttgaagaaaaaaaaatgaacctaACATCAAACCAAGAAGAAgtagaaaaagaaaatgattACTATGCGCAGCAGCGTCCAACTAGTCCAACTGCTTCTCCTGCTTTAAGTCCTCCCATTGAAAGATt taaacctGATTTAGAAGCCCGGCATCATAGAGGTCCTCTACCAGATGCTTATGTAGACGAATTTATGCCTCCACAAGTAGATTTTTATCATCATCGACCAGAATTTTGGCCTCCTCATCATGGTCGTCCTTTACCTCATTTTCCTCCTGGACATCCAATTGATTTTCATGCTCCGCCTCGAAGGAATCCATATTATCCATATCCACCCCCTGAACCTTATTATCATCCAGGTTTGAAACCTCACCATCGAGGTTTGCCCCCTAAGTACCCTCCTAATAGAGAAGTAATAATGCAACGCTCTGAAAAATCTTAcag tcCTCAACCTTCTGGTCATCGTAATAGAAGAGATAGGTCATCAAGTCGACCACGAAGAGGAGATGATTGGTCTGATCCATGGATGAGATCTAAATCACCTGGAGGTCGATCTAAACTTAGAGGAAGAAAGAAGTCTTATTCTTCTCACTCTTCATTTTCGTCATCAAG TAATGTTAACAGATCCAGCAGTAGTTCAAGTAACTCAAGTTATAGCACACGTAGTCGTTCAAGAGGTAGATCtaattcaattacaaaaaGTAGGAAGAAAGCGCCTCCATTGTCATTTAAAACATCTCCTGGCCGTAAAACAAATAGAAAGCCAG agagGAATCCTTCACCAGATGCATTTGACAAAAAACCAATGAATCGATCAATGAATCCCCCAGTACCAACTAATAGATGGTCTGTTTCCCCAACTAATACACCAGCTTCTATACAACCTGTACAAAG agCTAGGCAAATGCCAATGCCACCTAGGTTTGCAGTAAATAAATCAAGTGGAGCTAAGTCACCAGCTACTACTCACACCTCTTCATCTTCATCAAGCAGTGAATCAGCCTCTGAATCAGGTTCTTCGGAATCTTCTGATTCAAGTGGTTCAGAATCTTCATCTGAAGGAGGAAgtccaaaacaaaaaaaactaggATTGTCTCCCAAcaaattgcttaaaaaaaaa atgCATAAAGcacaaatgaaattaaataagaagAAAATGGGAGCTCCAATTATTCCTCCAGTTAAAAaag aaaaatcaatttctCAAGGAAAAAAGAGATCATTAGAATccgataatgatgataataaaagtTCTTCTCCACCAAGA aagaaAGGAGGAGCAGCACCATCGAGACGAGAAGAGTTGTTAAAACAACTTAAGGCTGTAGAAGATGCCATTGCTCGGAAAAAGTCCAAAGTagcattgtaa